The Candidatus Nitrosocosmicus franklandus genome contains a region encoding:
- a CDS encoding response regulator has protein sequence MQNPLSILIVDDEPELATLYKNYFQASGMDVLSFTNPLLAFDYFRENEQKFSLIITDLRMPGMCGLELARKIRELNNSVKIFLMTAFDTIGLESNDIYQSVKIDRVIQKPIKLSTFKKMIEETFDK, from the coding sequence ATGCAAAATCCATTATCTATTCTTATTGTAGATGATGAACCTGAACTAGCCACTCTTTATAAGAATTATTTTCAAGCTAGTGGGATGGATGTATTATCATTCACTAACCCCTTATTAGCATTTGATTATTTTAGAGAGAATGAGCAGAAATTTTCGTTGATCATTACAGATTTAAGAATGCCTGGGATGTGCGGGTTGGAATTAGCTAGAAAAATAAGAGAATTGAACAATTCAGTAAAAATATTTTTAATGACCGCATTTGATACAATTGGCTTGGAAAGTAATGATATATATCAATCAGTAAAAATAGATAGAGTCATACAAAAGCCGATAAAATTATCCACATTTAAAAAGATGATTGAAGAGACATTTGACAAATGA